From a region of the Pseudomonadota bacterium genome:
- a CDS encoding carbohydrate kinase family protein: protein MSALICGSIAYDTIMVFQDQFKNHIIPDKVHILNVSFLVPEMRREFGGCAGNIAYNLQLLGERALPMATVGRDFGPYAEWMNQCGIATDHIKVIEGAYTAQAYITTDLDANQITAFHPGAMQESHANQVAVGGDVTIGMVSPDGRQGMLDHAEQFAASGIPFIFDPGQGMPLFSGEELLRFVDLASWVAVNDYECELLQERTNHSLKDLANRVEAMIVTRGGEGSQINAAGRQIDIPPVMSAAAVDPTGCGDAYRAGLLFGLMNQLDWEATGRIASLLGTIKVEHHGTQNHHFTRDEFFDRFEKAYGFRPA from the coding sequence ATGTCGGCGCTGATCTGCGGGTCTATCGCTTACGACACCATCATGGTGTTTCAGGATCAATTCAAGAACCATATCATTCCCGACAAGGTACACATCCTTAACGTTTCGTTCCTGGTGCCCGAGATGCGCCGCGAGTTTGGCGGTTGTGCGGGCAATATCGCTTACAACTTGCAACTCCTGGGCGAGAGAGCGTTGCCCATGGCGACTGTGGGGCGGGATTTCGGACCCTATGCCGAGTGGATGAACCAATGCGGCATCGCTACCGATCACATCAAAGTGATAGAGGGTGCCTACACCGCGCAGGCCTACATCACGACCGATCTCGATGCCAATCAGATCACCGCCTTCCATCCGGGTGCCATGCAGGAGTCGCATGCCAACCAAGTGGCTGTGGGGGGCGACGTGACGATCGGGATGGTTTCACCCGATGGACGCCAGGGCATGCTGGATCACGCCGAGCAGTTTGCGGCGTCGGGCATTCCCTTTATTTTCGATCCCGGGCAGGGGATGCCGCTCTTCAGTGGCGAGGAGTTGTTGCGATTTGTCGATCTGGCCAGCTGGGTGGCGGTAAACGATTACGAGTGCGAATTGTTGCAGGAGCGCACCAATCATTCGCTGAAAGACCTCGCCAATCGTGTCGAGGCGATGATCGTGACCCGTGGGGGCGAAGGGTCCCAGATCAACGCCGCAGGCCGTCAGATCGACATTCCCCCGGTGATGAGCGCCGCTGCCGTGGATCCGACCGGCTGTGGAGACGCCTATCGCGCGGGGCTGCTGTTTGGCCTGATGAACCAACTCGATTGGGAGGCGACCGGACGCATCGCCTCGCTGTTGGGTACGATCAAGGTGG